The Henckelia pumila isolate YLH828 chromosome 2, ASM3356847v2, whole genome shotgun sequence genome includes a window with the following:
- the LOC140884049 gene encoding signal recognition particle 9 kDa protein yields MVYIASWDDFLEKSIQLFRSDPEKTRYVMKYRHCDGKLVLKVTDDKECIKFKTDQAQDAKKMEKLNNIFFTLMARGPGADISEVGGKEQVEAHPTKKGRGRKQ; encoded by the exons ATGGTGTACATCGCATCTTGGGATGATTTTCTCGAAAAATCCATCCAGTTGTTTCGCTCCGATCCCGAGAAA ACTCGTTATGTGATGAAATACAGACATTGCGATGGTAAATTGGTTCTGAAAGTCACCGATGATAAAGAG TGTATCAAATTTAAGACAGACCAAGCACAGGATGCTAAAAAGATGGAGAAGctcaataatatattttttactcTGATGGCTCGTGGACCTGGAG CTGATATATCTGAAGTTGGTGGAAAAGAACAAGTAGAGGCGCATCCAACCAAGAAGGGAAGGGGAAGGAAGCAATGA
- the LOC140881268 gene encoding magnesium transporter MRS2-I-like isoform X2 gives MKMEEDFAVELSLKKKTAASRNWMLLDSSGRGTILDLDKFAIMKRVSINARDLRILDHLLSYPCAILGRERAILLNLEHIKAIITTDEVFLRNPLDENVVPVVEELQRRLPMAFGGEGEDIEADQTDERKFPFEFRALEVLLEGICGFLDSQTRELEAAAYPALDELTTQISSRNLDRVRKMKSSMTRLTSRVQKVRDEIEQLLDDDDDMADLYLSRKSTSASPYSSASGYGIGKWRSIDEDDPLTMGFINNTAVMTSTSHPENNVEELEMLLEAYFIQIESTMNKLSTLREYIDDTEDYINIQLDNHRNQLIQLELFLSSGTVCLCVYSLVAAIFGMNIQYPWRENHGFLFKWVVLLAALVSGCLFLSIISYARHKGLVGS, from the exons ATGAAAATGGAGGAAGATTTTGCCGTAGAACTATCTTTGAAGAAGAAAACAGCAGCTTCCAGGAACTGGATGCTGCTCGATAGCAGCGGGCGGGGGACTATTTTGGATTTGGACAAATTTGCTATCATGAAAAGGGTTTCCATAAATGCCAGAGATCTTCGGATTCTCGACCACTTACTGTCTTATCCATGCGCCATTCTTGGTAGAGAGAGGGCCATCCTTCTCAATTTGGAG CATATTAAGGCTATAATAACAACCGATGAG GTTTTTTTGAGGAATCCGCTGGACGAAAATGTGGTGCCGGTAGTGGAGGAGCTCCAGAGGCGGTTGCCGATGGCTTTTGGCGGCGAAGGAGAAGATATTGAAGCCGATCAAACAGATGAAAGAA AATTCCCATTCGAATTCCGAGCACTGGAAGTATTATTAGAAGGCATTTGTGGGTTTCTCGATTCCCAAACCAGAGAATTAGAGGCTGCTGCTTATCCTGCTTTGGATGAACTCACAACTCag ATCAGCAGTAGAAATTTAGATCGTGTGCGTAAAATGAAGAGCTCCATGACAAGATTGACAAGTCGAGTCCAAAAA GTGAGGGATGAGATTGAGCAACTTTTGGACGATGACGACGACATGGCGGATCTTTATCTGTCGAGGAAATCGACCTCCGCCTCGCCTTACTCCTCCGCCAGCGGTTACGGGATCGGTAAGTGGCGATCGATCGATGAGGATGATCCTTTGACGATGGGATTCATAAACAACACTGCTGTCATGACCTCAACTTCCCACCCGGAAAATAACGTCGAAGAACTCGAAATGTTACTCgag GCTTATTTTATTCAAATAGAGAGCACTATGAACAAGTTGTCCACG TTGAGAGAATACATCGATGACACGGAAGACTACATCAACATTCAG CTGGACAACCATCGAAATCAATTGATACAG TTGGAGCTGTTCCTGAGTTCTGGCACAGTGTGCCTGTGTGTATATTCTTTAGTTGCAGCAATTTTTGGAATGAACATTCAATACCCATGGAGGGAGAACCATGGCTTTCTATTTAaatgg gtTGTCCTCCTTGCTGCACTCGTTAGCGGCTGCTTGTTTCTATCCATAATTTCATATGCTCGGCATAAGGGTCTGGTTGGATCTTGA
- the LOC140881268 gene encoding magnesium transporter MRS2-I-like isoform X5, which translates to MKMEEDFAVELSLKKKTAASRNWMLLDSSGRGTILDLDKFAIMKRVSINARDLRILDHLLSYPCAILGRERAILLNLEHIKAIITTDEVFLRNPLDENVVPVVEELQRRLPMAFGGEGEDIEADQTDERKFPFEFRALEVLLEGICGFLDSQTRELEAAAYPALDELTTQVRDEIEQLLDDDDDMADLYLSRKSTSASPYSSASGYGIGKWRSIDEDDPLTMGFINNTAVMTSTSHPENNVEELEMLLEAYFIQIESTMNKLSTLREYIDDTEDYINIQLDNHRNQLIQLELFLSSGTVCLCVYSLVAAIFGMNIQYPWRENHGFLFKWVVLLAALVSGCLFLSIISYARHKGLVGS; encoded by the exons ATGAAAATGGAGGAAGATTTTGCCGTAGAACTATCTTTGAAGAAGAAAACAGCAGCTTCCAGGAACTGGATGCTGCTCGATAGCAGCGGGCGGGGGACTATTTTGGATTTGGACAAATTTGCTATCATGAAAAGGGTTTCCATAAATGCCAGAGATCTTCGGATTCTCGACCACTTACTGTCTTATCCATGCGCCATTCTTGGTAGAGAGAGGGCCATCCTTCTCAATTTGGAG CATATTAAGGCTATAATAACAACCGATGAG GTTTTTTTGAGGAATCCGCTGGACGAAAATGTGGTGCCGGTAGTGGAGGAGCTCCAGAGGCGGTTGCCGATGGCTTTTGGCGGCGAAGGAGAAGATATTGAAGCCGATCAAACAGATGAAAGAA AATTCCCATTCGAATTCCGAGCACTGGAAGTATTATTAGAAGGCATTTGTGGGTTTCTCGATTCCCAAACCAGAGAATTAGAGGCTGCTGCTTATCCTGCTTTGGATGAACTCACAACTCag GTGAGGGATGAGATTGAGCAACTTTTGGACGATGACGACGACATGGCGGATCTTTATCTGTCGAGGAAATCGACCTCCGCCTCGCCTTACTCCTCCGCCAGCGGTTACGGGATCGGTAAGTGGCGATCGATCGATGAGGATGATCCTTTGACGATGGGATTCATAAACAACACTGCTGTCATGACCTCAACTTCCCACCCGGAAAATAACGTCGAAGAACTCGAAATGTTACTCgag GCTTATTTTATTCAAATAGAGAGCACTATGAACAAGTTGTCCACG TTGAGAGAATACATCGATGACACGGAAGACTACATCAACATTCAG CTGGACAACCATCGAAATCAATTGATACAG TTGGAGCTGTTCCTGAGTTCTGGCACAGTGTGCCTGTGTGTATATTCTTTAGTTGCAGCAATTTTTGGAATGAACATTCAATACCCATGGAGGGAGAACCATGGCTTTCTATTTAaatgg gtTGTCCTCCTTGCTGCACTCGTTAGCGGCTGCTTGTTTCTATCCATAATTTCATATGCTCGGCATAAGGGTCTGGTTGGATCTTGA
- the LOC140881268 gene encoding magnesium transporter MRS2-I-like isoform X4 — MKMEEDFAVELSLKKKTAASRNWMLLDSSGRGTILDLDKFAIMKRVSINARDLRILDHLLSYPCAILGRERAILLNLEHIKAIITTDEVFLRNPLDENVVPVVEELQRRLPMAFGGEGEDIEADQTDERSEFPFEFRALEVLLEGICGFLDSQTRELEAAAYPALDELTTQVRDEIEQLLDDDDDMADLYLSRKSTSASPYSSASGYGIGKWRSIDEDDPLTMGFINNTAVMTSTSHPENNVEELEMLLEAYFIQIESTMNKLSTLREYIDDTEDYINIQLDNHRNQLIQLELFLSSGTVCLCVYSLVAAIFGMNIQYPWRENHGFLFKWVVLLAALVSGCLFLSIISYARHKGLVGS, encoded by the exons ATGAAAATGGAGGAAGATTTTGCCGTAGAACTATCTTTGAAGAAGAAAACAGCAGCTTCCAGGAACTGGATGCTGCTCGATAGCAGCGGGCGGGGGACTATTTTGGATTTGGACAAATTTGCTATCATGAAAAGGGTTTCCATAAATGCCAGAGATCTTCGGATTCTCGACCACTTACTGTCTTATCCATGCGCCATTCTTGGTAGAGAGAGGGCCATCCTTCTCAATTTGGAG CATATTAAGGCTATAATAACAACCGATGAG GTTTTTTTGAGGAATCCGCTGGACGAAAATGTGGTGCCGGTAGTGGAGGAGCTCCAGAGGCGGTTGCCGATGGCTTTTGGCGGCGAAGGAGAAGATATTGAAGCCGATCAAACAGATGAAAGAAGTG AATTCCCATTCGAATTCCGAGCACTGGAAGTATTATTAGAAGGCATTTGTGGGTTTCTCGATTCCCAAACCAGAGAATTAGAGGCTGCTGCTTATCCTGCTTTGGATGAACTCACAACTCag GTGAGGGATGAGATTGAGCAACTTTTGGACGATGACGACGACATGGCGGATCTTTATCTGTCGAGGAAATCGACCTCCGCCTCGCCTTACTCCTCCGCCAGCGGTTACGGGATCGGTAAGTGGCGATCGATCGATGAGGATGATCCTTTGACGATGGGATTCATAAACAACACTGCTGTCATGACCTCAACTTCCCACCCGGAAAATAACGTCGAAGAACTCGAAATGTTACTCgag GCTTATTTTATTCAAATAGAGAGCACTATGAACAAGTTGTCCACG TTGAGAGAATACATCGATGACACGGAAGACTACATCAACATTCAG CTGGACAACCATCGAAATCAATTGATACAG TTGGAGCTGTTCCTGAGTTCTGGCACAGTGTGCCTGTGTGTATATTCTTTAGTTGCAGCAATTTTTGGAATGAACATTCAATACCCATGGAGGGAGAACCATGGCTTTCTATTTAaatgg gtTGTCCTCCTTGCTGCACTCGTTAGCGGCTGCTTGTTTCTATCCATAATTTCATATGCTCGGCATAAGGGTCTGGTTGGATCTTGA
- the LOC140881268 gene encoding magnesium transporter MRS2-I-like isoform X3 has protein sequence MKMEEDFAVELSLKKKTAASRNWMLLDSSGRGTILDLDKFAIMKRVSINARDLRILDHLLSYPCAILGRERAILLNLEVFLRNPLDENVVPVVEELQRRLPMAFGGEGEDIEADQTDERSEFPFEFRALEVLLEGICGFLDSQTRELEAAAYPALDELTTQISSRNLDRVRKMKSSMTRLTSRVQKVRDEIEQLLDDDDDMADLYLSRKSTSASPYSSASGYGIGKWRSIDEDDPLTMGFINNTAVMTSTSHPENNVEELEMLLEAYFIQIESTMNKLSTLREYIDDTEDYINIQLDNHRNQLIQLELFLSSGTVCLCVYSLVAAIFGMNIQYPWRENHGFLFKWVVLLAALVSGCLFLSIISYARHKGLVGS, from the exons ATGAAAATGGAGGAAGATTTTGCCGTAGAACTATCTTTGAAGAAGAAAACAGCAGCTTCCAGGAACTGGATGCTGCTCGATAGCAGCGGGCGGGGGACTATTTTGGATTTGGACAAATTTGCTATCATGAAAAGGGTTTCCATAAATGCCAGAGATCTTCGGATTCTCGACCACTTACTGTCTTATCCATGCGCCATTCTTGGTAGAGAGAGGGCCATCCTTCTCAATTTGGAG GTTTTTTTGAGGAATCCGCTGGACGAAAATGTGGTGCCGGTAGTGGAGGAGCTCCAGAGGCGGTTGCCGATGGCTTTTGGCGGCGAAGGAGAAGATATTGAAGCCGATCAAACAGATGAAAGAAGTG AATTCCCATTCGAATTCCGAGCACTGGAAGTATTATTAGAAGGCATTTGTGGGTTTCTCGATTCCCAAACCAGAGAATTAGAGGCTGCTGCTTATCCTGCTTTGGATGAACTCACAACTCag ATCAGCAGTAGAAATTTAGATCGTGTGCGTAAAATGAAGAGCTCCATGACAAGATTGACAAGTCGAGTCCAAAAA GTGAGGGATGAGATTGAGCAACTTTTGGACGATGACGACGACATGGCGGATCTTTATCTGTCGAGGAAATCGACCTCCGCCTCGCCTTACTCCTCCGCCAGCGGTTACGGGATCGGTAAGTGGCGATCGATCGATGAGGATGATCCTTTGACGATGGGATTCATAAACAACACTGCTGTCATGACCTCAACTTCCCACCCGGAAAATAACGTCGAAGAACTCGAAATGTTACTCgag GCTTATTTTATTCAAATAGAGAGCACTATGAACAAGTTGTCCACG TTGAGAGAATACATCGATGACACGGAAGACTACATCAACATTCAG CTGGACAACCATCGAAATCAATTGATACAG TTGGAGCTGTTCCTGAGTTCTGGCACAGTGTGCCTGTGTGTATATTCTTTAGTTGCAGCAATTTTTGGAATGAACATTCAATACCCATGGAGGGAGAACCATGGCTTTCTATTTAaatgg gtTGTCCTCCTTGCTGCACTCGTTAGCGGCTGCTTGTTTCTATCCATAATTTCATATGCTCGGCATAAGGGTCTGGTTGGATCTTGA
- the LOC140881268 gene encoding magnesium transporter MRS2-I-like isoform X1 yields the protein MKMEEDFAVELSLKKKTAASRNWMLLDSSGRGTILDLDKFAIMKRVSINARDLRILDHLLSYPCAILGRERAILLNLEHIKAIITTDEVFLRNPLDENVVPVVEELQRRLPMAFGGEGEDIEADQTDERSEFPFEFRALEVLLEGICGFLDSQTRELEAAAYPALDELTTQISSRNLDRVRKMKSSMTRLTSRVQKVRDEIEQLLDDDDDMADLYLSRKSTSASPYSSASGYGIGKWRSIDEDDPLTMGFINNTAVMTSTSHPENNVEELEMLLEAYFIQIESTMNKLSTLREYIDDTEDYINIQLDNHRNQLIQLELFLSSGTVCLCVYSLVAAIFGMNIQYPWRENHGFLFKWVVLLAALVSGCLFLSIISYARHKGLVGS from the exons ATGAAAATGGAGGAAGATTTTGCCGTAGAACTATCTTTGAAGAAGAAAACAGCAGCTTCCAGGAACTGGATGCTGCTCGATAGCAGCGGGCGGGGGACTATTTTGGATTTGGACAAATTTGCTATCATGAAAAGGGTTTCCATAAATGCCAGAGATCTTCGGATTCTCGACCACTTACTGTCTTATCCATGCGCCATTCTTGGTAGAGAGAGGGCCATCCTTCTCAATTTGGAG CATATTAAGGCTATAATAACAACCGATGAG GTTTTTTTGAGGAATCCGCTGGACGAAAATGTGGTGCCGGTAGTGGAGGAGCTCCAGAGGCGGTTGCCGATGGCTTTTGGCGGCGAAGGAGAAGATATTGAAGCCGATCAAACAGATGAAAGAAGTG AATTCCCATTCGAATTCCGAGCACTGGAAGTATTATTAGAAGGCATTTGTGGGTTTCTCGATTCCCAAACCAGAGAATTAGAGGCTGCTGCTTATCCTGCTTTGGATGAACTCACAACTCag ATCAGCAGTAGAAATTTAGATCGTGTGCGTAAAATGAAGAGCTCCATGACAAGATTGACAAGTCGAGTCCAAAAA GTGAGGGATGAGATTGAGCAACTTTTGGACGATGACGACGACATGGCGGATCTTTATCTGTCGAGGAAATCGACCTCCGCCTCGCCTTACTCCTCCGCCAGCGGTTACGGGATCGGTAAGTGGCGATCGATCGATGAGGATGATCCTTTGACGATGGGATTCATAAACAACACTGCTGTCATGACCTCAACTTCCCACCCGGAAAATAACGTCGAAGAACTCGAAATGTTACTCgag GCTTATTTTATTCAAATAGAGAGCACTATGAACAAGTTGTCCACG TTGAGAGAATACATCGATGACACGGAAGACTACATCAACATTCAG CTGGACAACCATCGAAATCAATTGATACAG TTGGAGCTGTTCCTGAGTTCTGGCACAGTGTGCCTGTGTGTATATTCTTTAGTTGCAGCAATTTTTGGAATGAACATTCAATACCCATGGAGGGAGAACCATGGCTTTCTATTTAaatgg gtTGTCCTCCTTGCTGCACTCGTTAGCGGCTGCTTGTTTCTATCCATAATTTCATATGCTCGGCATAAGGGTCTGGTTGGATCTTGA
- the LOC140880531 gene encoding dolichyl-diphosphooligosaccharide--protein glycosyltransferase subunit 2, with protein MLQKSLHNKQNSALKMAGNLGFLVLASFLLLSMCESAVFNPVSDSHRSAALELLFPSDGSFGSLEVTYEALRTLEVLGIEKKPDIRASACSSVAETLRSTTSASEDLFNALRVNGILKCEINVEAFVEIASRFNRNLNDAKSLLDFYYSVGSLVLVKDQTSNSDIHLRDADKIFRSLKDLSQSDGRWRYSSSNPESSTDAAGIALETLAGVISLASSEIDRSLVANLKNDIAKLFDSIERYDDGACYFDEKLVGARGDQGPLSASSSVVRGIAALAGATSESLNLPGEKILGLAKFFLGIGVPGSAKELYHQIDALACLEKIRGSIPLILSLPATVLSVTRADQLKVRVNTVLGSAAPPLTVNLRQIFVSGSKDASVVNQKLKFDPDSGMHVLETLPTNIDIGNYVFSFEIILDDPEYKKTYVTGGRTKVPIHLTGVVQVDNAEIAVLDSDLGSVEMHKKLDLSGGSTVSLYANHLQKLRLSFTLTSPSGHAFKPHQAFLSLRHDSGVEHIFVVSTSGTKFETVLDFLGLVEKFYYLSGKYDIQLTVGDSVMENSFFQLLGLIELDLPDAPEKVAHPPPQSVDPYSRYGPKAEITHIFRAPEKRPPRELSLVFLGLVLLPFLGFLAGLFYLRANLKNLPRSTIPAAFAIFFHLGIAAVLSLYALFWFKLDLFTTLKALGILGMFLMFVGHKTLSHLASTSAKLKSA; from the exons ATGCTCCAAAAATCTCTCCACAACAAACAAAACTCGGCCCTAAAAATGGCAGGGAACTTAGGGTTTCTGGTTTTAGCATCGTTTTTATTGCTTTCGATGTGTGAATCTGCAGTCTTTAATCCGGTGTCCGATTCCCATCGATCTGCTGCATTGGAGCTGTTGTTCCCATCCGACGGATCTTTTGGAAG CCTGGAAGTGACGTATGAGGCATTAAGAACATTGGAGGTTCTTGGAATTGAAAAGAAGCCTGATATAAGGGCTTCTGCTTGTTCTTCTGTAGCTGAAACCCTTCGTTCAACTACTTCAGCTTCAGAGGATCTGTTTAATGCCTTAAGAGTTAATGGCATATTGAAATGTGAGATCAATGTGGAGGCGTTTGTG GAAATCGCATCTAGATTTAACCGTAATTTGAATGATGCCAAATCACTTCTTGATTTCTACTACTCCGTAGGAAGTTTAGTGCTTGTAAAG GATCAAACTTCCAACAGTGACATCCATCTTAGAGATGCGGATAAAATTTTTCGCTCTTTGAAG GATCTCAGCCAGAGTGATGGAAGATGGAGATATAGTTCCAGCAATCCTGAATCTAGCACTGATGCTGCTG GGATAGCACTTGAGACCCTGGCCGGAGTTATTTCGTTAGCATCTTCCGAGATTGATCGTTCTCTG GTTGCtaatttaaaaaatgacataGCAAAGCTTTTTGATAGCATCGAGAGATACG ATGATGGGGCTTGTTACTTTGATGAAAAACTTGTTGGTGCACGTGGAGATCAGGGTCCTCTTTCAGCCTCCTCTTCAGTAGTTCGTGGGATCGCAGCTCTTGCTGGAGCCACCTCTGAAAGCTTAAAT CTTCCAGGGGAGAAAATTTTGGGCTTGGCAAAATTTTTCCTGGGCATTGGTGTTCCTGGCAGTGCGAAAGAATTGTATCACCAAATTGATGCCTTGGCTTGTTTGGAAAAAATTAG GGGATCTATTCCTTTGATTTTATCACTTCCTGCAACTGTGCTTTCAGTAACAAGGGCAGACCAGCTTAAG GTGCGGGTCAACACTGTGTTGGGATCTGCTGCTCCGCCACTGACTGTCAATCTCAGGCAAATTTTTGTTTCAGGTTCAAAAGATGCTTCTGTCGTTAACCAG AAGCTTAAGTTTGACCCTGACAGTGGAATGCATGTGTTGGAAACATTGCCAACTAATATTGATATCGGGAACTATGTTTTTTCTTTTGAG ATTATACTTGATGATCCAGAATATAAGAAAACGTATGTAACTGGTGGGCGAACGAAAGTTCCAATACATTTAACGGGAGTAGTTCAAGTCGACAATGCAGAGATTGCGGTACTTGACAGTGATCTTGGGAGTGTAGAAATGCACAAAAA GCTGGATTTATCTGGAGGGAGTACTGTTTCTTTATATGCAAACCATCTCCAGAAATTGCGGTTGTCTTTTACTTTGACGTCTCCTTCTGGACATGCGTTCAAACCTCACCAG GCATTCCTCTCACTAAGACATGACAGTGGAGTTGAGCATATCTTTGTGGTGAGCACCTCCGGGACAAAGTTCGAGACTGTTTTA GATTTTTTGGGACTGGTTGAGAAGTTTTATTATTTGTCTGGAAAATATGACATTCAACTTACAGTTGGTGACTCTGTCATG GAGAACTCATTCTTCCAACTTCTGGGCCTTATCGAATTAGATTTGCCAGACGCACCCGAAAAGGTGGCTCACCCTCCTCCACAGTCTGTTGACCCTTACTCTAGATACGGGCCCAAGGCGGAAATAACTCACATTTTTAGGGCTCCAGAGAAGCGTCCTCCTAGAGAGCTTTCTCTTGTTTTCTTGGGTCTTGTTCTCTTGCCATTTTTGGGTTTCTTGGCTGGG CTCTTTTACCTGCGCGCCAACCTGAAGAATTTGCCGAGGTCAACTATTCCTGCAGCATTTGCCATTTTCTTCCATTTGGGCATTGCAGCTGTTCTGTCACTCTATGCACTCTTCTGGTTCAAG ttgGATCTGTTCACAACACTAAAGGCACTTGGAATCCTGGGGATGTTCTTGATGTTTGTGGGACACAAAACACTTTCCCATCTCGCATCCACATCCGCCAAGTTGAAATCTGCTTGA